From Micromonospora sp. NBC_01699, a single genomic window includes:
- a CDS encoding cell wall anchor protein produces MIRPKLSLRRPLAVLGATFVGLAAAVAVAAPASAHISVPSGSAVCDTDAGEWVVTWKVESTLHFDSDKFKLHYIRTTPRDIPIDGIVRNKDYPVDTPIVGTQRVPGTTVKAELDVKATWSDGFREQDLREGNVTLEGTCEKKSPEATPSATPSATPTETPATPPAKVSSPNASTSSACDGTVQVTLSNGEDATADAVLRVRATGFDKTYTLAPGASKDDIVVPAEAGEIKITEGEQQVGSTVTWAEPENCVEPGEPVGGYESTCDELIFMISNPEDGEPVTLTLTPSTGEPKTLTVAPGTTETAKFPASEGLTVTPSADGLEDAEPIAWEKPADCGGEGGGLPVTGAAAGGIAGGALVLLAIGITLFVVARRRRLTFTA; encoded by the coding sequence GTGATTCGTCCCAAGCTGTCGCTCCGGCGACCGCTCGCCGTACTCGGGGCCACCTTCGTGGGTCTCGCCGCCGCCGTCGCCGTGGCCGCGCCCGCCAGTGCCCACATCTCCGTACCGTCCGGTAGCGCCGTCTGCGACACCGATGCCGGCGAGTGGGTGGTCACCTGGAAGGTCGAGAGCACCCTGCACTTCGACTCCGACAAGTTCAAGCTGCACTACATCCGCACCACCCCGCGGGACATCCCGATCGACGGCATCGTCCGCAACAAGGACTACCCGGTCGACACGCCGATCGTCGGCACCCAGCGGGTTCCCGGCACCACGGTCAAGGCCGAACTCGACGTGAAGGCCACCTGGAGCGACGGCTTCCGCGAGCAGGATCTCCGCGAGGGCAACGTGACCCTGGAGGGGACCTGCGAGAAGAAGAGCCCGGAGGCCACCCCCTCGGCGACGCCCAGCGCCACGCCGACCGAGACGCCGGCCACCCCGCCGGCCAAGGTGAGCAGCCCGAACGCCTCCACCTCGTCCGCCTGCGACGGCACGGTCCAGGTGACCCTCAGCAACGGTGAGGACGCCACCGCGGACGCCGTACTGCGGGTCAGGGCCACCGGCTTCGACAAGACGTACACGCTGGCGCCCGGCGCCAGCAAGGACGACATCGTCGTACCGGCCGAGGCCGGCGAGATCAAGATCACCGAGGGTGAGCAGCAGGTCGGCAGCACCGTCACCTGGGCCGAGCCGGAGAACTGCGTCGAGCCGGGCGAGCCGGTGGGCGGCTACGAGTCCACCTGCGACGAACTCATCTTCATGATCAGCAACCCGGAGGACGGCGAGCCGGTCACCCTGACCCTCACCCCGAGCACGGGCGAGCCGAAGACCCTGACCGTGGCGCCGGGCACCACCGAGACCGCGAAGTTCCCGGCCTCCGAGGGCCTGACCGTCACCCCGAGCGCCGACGGCCTCGAAGACGCCGAGCCGATCGCCTGGGAGAAGCCGGCGGACTGCGGCGGCGAAGGCGGCGGCCTGCCGGTCACCGGTGCCGCGGCCGGCGGCATCGCCGGTGGGGCCCTGGTCCTGCTCGCCATCGGCATCACGCTCTTCGTGGTGGCCCGCCGTCGCCGGCTGACCTTCACCGCCTGA
- a CDS encoding LPXTG cell wall anchor domain-containing protein, which produces MTHPKLSLRRPLAILGATFVGLAATLAVAAPASAHAGDLKGTHRCDTVTGEWVVDWTVLNDMDSKVAKIEKVISLTPAGTNLTGITVGAEVPKRNGAMSNQDSWGKLTGEQRVPASASSASLSVELKWPQFSGKPVYSKTITFEGTCAKPTPPTTPTTPTNPTPPAKVTKPTASFSSDCDGTVTVILSNGKDATDDVELVVSAKEFNKKVTVAPNGSSEPIVVPAGAGTIKITEGDKAVGDSYTWTKSEDCVPPGEPTGNYGSTCDELLFEVTNPENGKTVTITFTPNKGEPKTITVEPGKTETAKFPAEEGLTVTPSSEGMEESGPIAWEKPADCAEGGAGAGDDGPTLPLTGAAAGGIAAAAAVLLAAGAVLFVVFRRRRVRFTA; this is translated from the coding sequence GTGACCCATCCCAAGCTGTCGCTGCGGCGGCCGCTCGCCATCCTCGGGGCCACCTTTGTCGGCCTCGCCGCGACGCTGGCCGTCGCCGCCCCCGCGAGCGCACATGCCGGCGACCTGAAAGGCACCCACCGCTGTGACACCGTGACCGGTGAATGGGTCGTCGACTGGACCGTGCTCAACGACATGGACTCCAAGGTCGCCAAGATCGAGAAGGTGATCTCGCTGACTCCGGCGGGCACCAACCTCACCGGGATCACCGTCGGCGCCGAGGTGCCGAAGCGCAACGGCGCAATGTCGAACCAGGACAGCTGGGGCAAGCTGACCGGCGAACAGCGGGTGCCCGCCAGCGCCAGTTCGGCGAGCCTGTCGGTCGAACTCAAGTGGCCGCAGTTCTCCGGAAAGCCCGTCTACTCGAAGACCATCACCTTCGAGGGGACCTGTGCGAAGCCGACCCCGCCGACCACCCCGACCACGCCGACCAACCCGACGCCGCCGGCCAAGGTGACCAAGCCGACCGCGAGCTTCTCGTCGGACTGCGACGGCACCGTGACGGTCATCCTGAGCAACGGCAAGGACGCCACCGACGACGTCGAGCTGGTGGTCTCGGCCAAGGAGTTCAACAAGAAGGTAACCGTCGCGCCGAACGGCAGCAGTGAGCCGATCGTGGTGCCCGCCGGTGCCGGCACCATCAAGATCACCGAGGGCGACAAGGCCGTCGGGGACTCGTACACCTGGACCAAGTCCGAGGACTGCGTCCCGCCGGGCGAGCCGACCGGCAACTACGGGTCCACCTGTGACGAGCTGCTCTTCGAGGTCACCAACCCGGAGAACGGCAAGACCGTGACGATCACCTTCACCCCGAACAAGGGCGAGCCCAAGACGATCACCGTCGAGCCGGGCAAGACCGAGACGGCGAAGTTCCCCGCCGAGGAGGGCCTGACCGTCACCCCGAGCAGCGAGGGCATGGAGGAGAGCGGGCCGATCGCCTGGGAGAAGCCCGCCGACTGCGCCGAGGGTGGCGCGGGTGCCGGCGACGACGGCCCCACCCTGCCGCTGACCGGTGCCGCCGCCGGTGGCATCGCGGCCGCCGCCGCCGTACTGCTGGCCGCGGGTGCCGTGCTGTTCGTGGTGTTCCGTCGCCGCCGGGTCCGCTTCACCGCCTGA
- the rsmD gene encoding 16S rRNA (guanine(966)-N(2))-methyltransferase RsmD, whose protein sequence is MTRIVAGTFGGRRIVAPSGASTRPTSDRVREALFSALDSQLDLNGARFADLYAGSGAVGLEALSRGAVHVLLVEGDPRAARIARDNLATLRATPAARLVTGKVAQVLASGPDGGPYDVIFADPPYAVPNEEIAAMLTALVERGWLAPDGVVVVERSTRTGPLDEVQGITVERGRRYGETTLWYGRGS, encoded by the coding sequence GTGACCCGGATCGTTGCCGGCACCTTCGGCGGAAGGCGCATCGTCGCCCCGTCGGGCGCCTCCACCCGACCCACCTCGGACCGCGTACGCGAGGCGCTGTTCAGTGCGCTCGACAGTCAGCTCGACCTGAACGGCGCCCGCTTCGCCGACCTGTACGCCGGCTCCGGCGCGGTCGGCCTGGAGGCGCTCTCCCGAGGGGCGGTGCACGTGCTGCTGGTCGAGGGCGACCCGAGGGCGGCCAGGATCGCCCGGGACAACCTCGCCACCCTGCGGGCCACCCCGGCGGCGCGACTGGTCACCGGGAAGGTCGCCCAGGTGCTCGCGAGCGGCCCGGATGGCGGCCCGTACGACGTGATCTTCGCCGACCCGCCGTACGCGGTGCCGAACGAGGAGATCGCCGCGATGCTGACCGCCCTGGTCGAGCGGGGCTGGCTGGCCCCGGACGGGGTGGTGGTGGTCGAGCGGTCGACCCGTACCGGGCCACTGGACGAGGTGCAGGGAATCACTGTCGAGCGCGGCCGGCGTTACGGAGAGACCACTCTTTGGTACGGTCGCGGATCATGA
- the coaD gene encoding pantetheine-phosphate adenylyltransferase — MRRAVCPGSFDPVTNGHLDIIGRASRLFDEVIVGVLINQSKSGLFTVDERISMLREVTSSYENVRVASFRGLLVDFCRAQQATVLVKGIRAVSDFDYELQMAQMNIGLAGVETLFMPTNPLYSFLSSSLVKDVAKWGGDVSPHVPDLVRRALRERLNSTAPA; from the coding sequence ATGAGACGTGCGGTCTGTCCCGGCTCGTTCGACCCGGTCACCAACGGCCACCTCGACATCATCGGGCGGGCCAGTCGACTCTTCGACGAGGTGATCGTCGGCGTGCTGATCAACCAGTCCAAGAGCGGGCTTTTCACGGTCGACGAGCGGATCTCGATGCTGCGCGAGGTGACCTCGTCGTACGAGAACGTCCGGGTCGCCTCGTTCCGTGGCCTGCTGGTCGACTTCTGCCGCGCGCAGCAGGCGACCGTCCTGGTCAAGGGGATCCGGGCGGTGAGCGACTTCGACTACGAGTTGCAGATGGCCCAGATGAACATCGGGCTGGCCGGCGTCGAGACGCTCTTCATGCCGACCAACCCGCTCTATTCGTTCCTCTCGTCGAGCCTGGTGAAAGACGTCGCCAAGTGGGGTGGCGACGTCTCCCCGCACGTGCCCGACCTGGTACGCCGCGCGCTGCGGGAGCGGCTGAACTCGACCGCCCCGGCCTGA
- a CDS encoding YceD family protein: MPKHTPRQLDPRSPLVLDTRELPRRPGALRTVTRVVQAPADLGLEMVGVPEGTDLSLDLSLQSVSEGVYVSGTVSGAVQGECGRCLRQIDDSVVVTIQELYAYANSTTDETTEEDEVGRMQGDLIDLEPALRDAVVLALPTNPLCREDCPGLCTDCGVHWDELPADHSHQQIDPRWAGLTQLTRKEE; this comes from the coding sequence ATGCCCAAACACACGCCACGCCAACTCGATCCCAGGTCGCCGCTGGTCCTCGACACGAGGGAACTGCCGCGTCGGCCTGGTGCGTTGCGTACGGTCACGCGGGTGGTACAGGCGCCGGCGGACCTCGGCCTGGAGATGGTCGGCGTGCCGGAGGGCACGGACCTGAGTCTCGACCTGAGTCTCCAGTCGGTGTCCGAGGGCGTTTACGTCTCCGGGACCGTCTCCGGGGCCGTGCAGGGCGAGTGTGGTCGCTGCCTGCGCCAGATCGACGACTCCGTGGTCGTCACGATCCAGGAGCTGTACGCGTACGCGAACAGCACCACGGACGAGACGACCGAGGAGGACGAGGTGGGCCGCATGCAGGGCGACCTGATCGACCTGGAGCCGGCGCTACGGGACGCGGTGGTGCTCGCACTGCCGACCAACCCGTTGTGCCGAGAGGACTGCCCGGGACTGTGCACCGATTGTGGGGTGCACTGGGACGAGCTGCCGGCTGACCACAGCCACCAGCAGATCGACCCGCGCTGGGCGGGCCTGACGCAACTGACCCGTAAAGAGGAGTAG
- the rpmF gene encoding 50S ribosomal protein L32 — MAVPKRKMSRSNTRSRRANWKATVVATVACPQCKSPKLPHTACSVCGTYNGRQVLEV, encoded by the coding sequence GTGGCCGTCCCGAAGCGCAAGATGTCGCGCAGCAACACCCGGTCCCGCCGGGCTAACTGGAAGGCCACGGTGGTCGCGACCGTGGCGTGCCCGCAGTGCAAGTCGCCGAAGCTGCCGCACACCGCGTGCAGCGTGTGTGGCACCTACAACGGCCGCCAGGTCCTAGAGGTCTGA
- a CDS encoding phosphate acyltransferase PlsX, which translates to MEPGTVRIAVDLLGGDGAPAVVVDGALRAFGADPDLHLLLVGPPEAADELLGVLHPADRDRISVRPVRHGVSMTDDPRRVSRADTTVRAAVAAVVEGIADAVVSAGATGATVTAAVLGFGRWPEVRRPALVATMPALHGPVVLLDVGGSLEARPGTLARHAVLGAAYATVVHGVAEPRIGLLSVGTEAGKGDRARRAADPVLTLAALPPGARYVGLVEGYDVAVGSRADVVVTDGFTGNILLKGIEGAYAMAGGPPASGGAPRAAALLGVAGTVVVCHGAARDDDLASGIALAAHLHRRGATVAISGLLADHARDGRTTERSTATGRPGHGADERTEETS; encoded by the coding sequence GTGGAGCCGGGCACCGTGCGGATCGCCGTCGACCTCCTCGGCGGGGACGGAGCTCCCGCCGTCGTGGTTGACGGCGCTCTGCGGGCGTTCGGCGCCGACCCCGACCTGCACCTGCTGCTCGTCGGCCCGCCCGAGGCGGCCGACGAGCTGTTGGGCGTTCTGCACCCGGCCGATCGGGACCGGATCTCCGTCCGGCCGGTCCGGCACGGGGTGTCGATGACCGACGACCCGAGGCGGGTCAGCCGGGCCGACACCACCGTCCGGGCGGCGGTCGCCGCGGTGGTCGAGGGGATCGCCGACGCGGTCGTCTCCGCCGGGGCGACCGGTGCCACGGTCACCGCCGCCGTACTCGGGTTCGGGCGCTGGCCCGAGGTCCGCCGACCGGCCCTGGTCGCCACCATGCCGGCACTGCACGGTCCGGTCGTGCTGCTCGACGTCGGTGGCTCGCTGGAGGCCCGACCGGGCACCCTGGCCCGGCACGCCGTGCTCGGCGCCGCCTACGCCACGGTGGTGCACGGGGTGGCCGAGCCCCGGATCGGGCTGCTCTCGGTCGGCACGGAGGCGGGCAAGGGAGACCGGGCCCGCCGGGCCGCCGACCCCGTGCTCACCCTCGCCGCGCTGCCGCCGGGCGCGCGCTACGTCGGCCTGGTCGAGGGGTACGACGTTGCCGTCGGCAGCCGCGCGGACGTGGTCGTCACCGACGGATTCACCGGCAACATCCTGCTCAAGGGGATCGAAGGCGCGTACGCCATGGCGGGTGGGCCACCGGCCAGCGGAGGGGCGCCCCGGGCCGCCGCCCTGCTCGGCGTGGCCGGTACGGTCGTCGTCTGCCATGGCGCGGCACGCGACGATGATCTAGCCTCCGGGATCGCGCTCGCCGCCCACCTGCACCGCCGCGGTGCGACCGTGGCGATCTCCGGGCTGCTCGCCGACCACGCCCGGGACGGCCGCACCACCGAGCGGAGTACGGCCACCGGCCGACCGGGTCATGGCGCCGACGAGCGGACCGAGGAGACTTCATGA
- the rnc gene encoding ribonuclease III, whose protein sequence is MTNDKRRRAPIGYLEAAFGVSLDPELLERALTHRSFAYENGGLPTNERLEFLGDSVLGVVITAALFHNHPDLPEGQLAKLRASVVNMRALADVARGLGPDGLGPYLLLGKGEETTGGRDKASILADTLEALLGAIYLQYGLDTAGIVIHRLFDPLMAESAGRGAALDWKTSLQELTAALGLGVPEYRIDDTGPDHAKTFTAWVVVAGRRYGGADGRSKKEAEQRAAEAAWRILSEPAEPAEPADSAVPAAGPTEQVESAAEPTEQVEPAEPVADVAGEPVTQPAALDAPDAEPDSAEPDSAGRTVGTADNR, encoded by the coding sequence ATGACCAACGACAAGCGCCGTCGCGCCCCGATCGGGTACCTGGAGGCCGCCTTCGGCGTCAGCCTCGACCCGGAGCTGCTGGAGCGGGCGCTGACCCACCGCTCGTTCGCGTACGAGAACGGTGGGCTGCCGACCAACGAGCGCCTGGAGTTCCTGGGTGACTCGGTGCTCGGTGTGGTCATCACCGCGGCGCTCTTCCACAACCACCCGGACCTGCCCGAGGGGCAGCTCGCCAAGCTTCGGGCCAGCGTGGTGAACATGCGGGCGCTGGCCGACGTGGCCCGTGGCCTCGGCCCGGATGGGCTCGGTCCCTACCTGCTGCTGGGCAAGGGCGAGGAGACGACCGGTGGCCGGGACAAGGCGAGCATCCTGGCCGACACGCTGGAGGCCCTGCTCGGCGCGATCTACCTCCAGTACGGCCTGGACACGGCCGGGATCGTGATCCACCGCCTGTTCGACCCGCTGATGGCGGAGTCGGCCGGTCGCGGGGCCGCCCTGGACTGGAAGACCAGTCTCCAGGAGCTGACCGCGGCGCTCGGTCTCGGGGTGCCGGAGTACCGGATCGACGACACCGGTCCGGACCACGCGAAGACGTTCACCGCCTGGGTGGTCGTCGCCGGCCGGCGGTACGGCGGCGCGGACGGCCGCAGCAAGAAGGAAGCCGAGCAGCGGGCCGCCGAGGCAGCCTGGCGAATCCTGTCCGAACCGGCCGAGCCCGCCGAGCCGGCCGACTCGGCCGTGCCCGCCGCCGGGCCGACCGAGCAGGTCGAGTCCGCCGCCGAGCCGACCGAGCAGGTCGAACCGGCCGAACCGGTGGCCGACGTCGCCGGGGAACCGGTCACACAACCGGCCGCGCTCGACGCGCCGGACGCGGAGCCGGACAGCGCGGAGCCGGACAGCGCCGGGCGGACCGTCGGCACCGCCGACAACCGCTGA
- the mutM gene encoding bifunctional DNA-formamidopyrimidine glycosylase/DNA-(apurinic or apyrimidinic site) lyase: MPELPEVETVRQGLAKWVTGRRITGVEVHHPRAVRRHVAGDVHFAAVLAGRTVVDACRRGKYLWLPLDSGDAVVGHLGMSGQLLLQPAQAPDETHLRIRFGFDDDGPELRFVDQRTFGGLSVSEGGASLPAEIAHIARDPIDPAFSDEGFVAALRRKRTEVKRALLDQTLISGVGNIYADEALWRAKLHGTRPADGLTAPAARRLLGHIRDVLGEALTAGGTSFDALYVNVNGESGYFDRSLNAYGREGLPCLRCGAAIRRESFMNRSSFSCPRCQPRPRTVAG; the protein is encoded by the coding sequence GTGCCTGAGCTGCCCGAGGTGGAGACGGTCCGGCAGGGCCTCGCCAAGTGGGTCACCGGTCGACGGATCACCGGCGTCGAGGTCCACCACCCGCGTGCCGTACGCCGGCACGTGGCCGGTGACGTGCACTTCGCGGCCGTACTCGCCGGGCGGACGGTGGTCGACGCCTGCCGTCGGGGAAAGTACCTGTGGCTGCCGCTGGACAGCGGCGACGCGGTGGTCGGACATCTGGGCATGTCCGGGCAGTTGTTGCTGCAACCGGCGCAGGCACCGGACGAGACGCACCTGCGGATCCGGTTCGGTTTCGACGACGACGGGCCGGAACTGCGCTTCGTCGACCAGCGTACGTTCGGCGGCCTGTCGGTCTCGGAGGGCGGCGCGAGCCTGCCGGCGGAGATCGCGCACATCGCCCGCGACCCGATCGACCCGGCCTTCTCCGACGAGGGGTTCGTGGCCGCGCTGCGGCGCAAGCGGACCGAGGTCAAACGGGCCCTGCTGGACCAGACGCTGATCTCCGGGGTCGGCAACATCTACGCCGACGAGGCGCTCTGGCGGGCGAAGCTGCACGGCACCCGACCGGCGGACGGGCTCACCGCGCCCGCCGCGCGCCGGCTGCTGGGACACATCCGGGACGTTCTCGGTGAGGCCCTGACGGCGGGCGGGACCAGCTTCGACGCGCTCTACGTCAACGTCAACGGGGAGAGCGGCTACTTCGACCGATCGCTGAACGCGTACGGGCGGGAGGGGTTGCCGTGCCTGCGGTGCGGTGCGGCGATCCGGCGGGAGTCGTTCATGAACCGCTCGTCGTTCAGCTGCCCGCGCTGCCAGCCCCGTCCCCGTACCGTCGCCGGCTGA
- a CDS encoding endo alpha-1,4 polygalactosaminidase, translated as MPGRAPGPRFRARQPAGTGPRAAHPPPIPTDGSRSGRAVLLLVVLAVLAGCVPQWARPLPIPPWPFGPTPTWQWQLRGEFDPNVDAEVFVLDAFRTPVEDVRRLRERDRRAVCHVNVGTYEPQRPDADRFPETLIGAPADVDGERWLDIRQWSALEPVITDRFRLCYGKGFTAVMPANMDGYARESGFPLTFDDQLVFNRRLAALARSQKLSPGLTNDLEQVVALEPYFDFAVNEECFQRAECDQLLPFVENRKPVFQVEYDALADDFCTAAQGYGFATIRKERDLGAWRELCPPVPPAR; from the coding sequence ATGCCCGGGCGGGCACCCGGACCCCGGTTCCGAGCGCGACAACCGGCCGGAACCGGACCCCGCGCGGCCCACCCACCCCCGATCCCGACCGACGGCTCCCGGTCGGGTCGCGCCGTACTGCTGCTGGTGGTCCTGGCGGTGCTGGCCGGGTGCGTACCGCAGTGGGCCCGGCCGCTGCCCATCCCGCCCTGGCCGTTCGGACCCACGCCCACCTGGCAGTGGCAGTTGCGGGGCGAGTTCGACCCGAACGTCGACGCCGAGGTGTTCGTGCTCGACGCGTTCCGTACGCCGGTCGAGGACGTCCGCCGGCTGCGCGAACGCGACCGCCGGGCGGTCTGCCACGTCAACGTCGGGACGTACGAGCCGCAGCGGCCGGACGCGGACCGGTTCCCGGAGACCCTGATCGGGGCACCCGCCGACGTCGACGGCGAACGCTGGCTCGACATCCGGCAGTGGTCGGCGTTGGAGCCGGTCATCACCGACCGGTTCCGGCTCTGCTACGGCAAGGGCTTCACCGCGGTCATGCCGGCGAACATGGACGGGTACGCCCGAGAGTCCGGTTTCCCGCTCACCTTCGACGACCAGCTCGTGTTCAACCGTCGGCTGGCCGCGCTGGCCCGCTCGCAGAAGCTGTCGCCGGGGCTGACCAACGATCTCGAACAGGTGGTGGCGCTGGAGCCGTACTTCGACTTCGCGGTCAACGAGGAGTGCTTCCAGCGGGCCGAGTGCGACCAGTTGCTGCCGTTCGTCGAGAACCGCAAACCGGTCTTCCAGGTCGAGTACGACGCGCTGGCCGACGACTTCTGCACGGCGGCCCAGGGCTACGGCTTCGCCACCATTCGCAAGGAACGCGACCTCGGCGCCTGGCGCGAACTCTGCCCGCCCGTCCCGCCCGCCCGGTGA
- a CDS encoding CAP domain-containing protein, protein MHGRTERRAHDDGAQRHAAPENLAGRHRGPRRLAGPVGLATSVTLLLVLFGVGAALMPTGVPGAAEPAPVADPVGDPAGVGILGAAPTPSAAPTSASPSPVARPTTPAARPTPSRTPSRAPKVTGAGADSREAQVVEIVNRERAANGCGSVSINSRLAEAARLHSEDQAVHDKMSHDGSDGSSFVDRARRAGYTSPMSENVAMGYASPTAVMDGWMNSQGHRTNILNCGAKAIGVGIAANSAGRLYWTQVFGTAV, encoded by the coding sequence GTGCACGGGCGAACCGAGCGGAGAGCCCACGACGACGGGGCGCAGCGGCACGCGGCACCGGAAAACCTCGCCGGTCGGCACCGGGGCCCGCGTCGGCTGGCCGGACCGGTCGGCCTGGCCACCTCGGTCACCCTGCTGCTGGTTCTGTTCGGGGTCGGTGCCGCGCTGATGCCGACCGGCGTCCCCGGCGCGGCCGAGCCGGCCCCGGTCGCCGACCCGGTGGGCGACCCGGCCGGCGTCGGGATCCTCGGCGCGGCCCCCACCCCGAGCGCCGCCCCGACCAGTGCCAGCCCGTCGCCCGTCGCCCGACCGACCACCCCGGCCGCCCGCCCGACGCCGTCCCGTACGCCGAGCCGGGCGCCGAAGGTGACCGGTGCGGGTGCCGACAGCCGGGAGGCGCAGGTGGTCGAGATCGTCAATCGGGAGCGGGCGGCCAACGGCTGCGGTTCCGTCTCGATCAACAGCAGGCTGGCCGAGGCCGCCCGGCTGCACAGCGAGGACCAGGCCGTCCACGACAAGATGTCGCACGACGGCAGCGACGGCAGCTCGTTCGTCGACCGCGCCCGCAGGGCCGGATACACCAGCCCGATGAGCGAGAACGTGGCGATGGGCTACGCCTCCCCGACGGCGGTGATGGACGGCTGGATGAACAGCCAGGGCCACCGGACGAACATCCTCAACTGCGGCGCGAAGGCGATCGGGGTCGGGATCGCGGCCAACTCCGCCGGTCGGCTCTACTGGACCCAGGTGTTCGGCACGGCGGTCTGA